The Desmonostoc muscorum LEGE 12446 genome includes a region encoding these proteins:
- a CDS encoding thioredoxin family protein has product MNIVETIDTPIGSYAPDFELPGIDGQVHHLSRYLEKFRAVGVVFICNHCPYVDLYLDRLKNIQAEFALSSFTLIGMNGSDSGSTFENMKAFAQGHKLNFPYLWDPTQDVTRSFGATKTPMAFLIDTTGVVRYKGQIDDRPQNPSSVGEDYLKTAIACLFAGQEIGIPQTEPIGTTLIWRN; this is encoded by the coding sequence ATGAATATAGTAGAAACAATTGATACTCCCATCGGAAGCTACGCACCAGATTTTGAACTCCCAGGAATTGATGGTCAAGTACACCATCTTAGCCGTTATCTTGAGAAGTTCCGGGCAGTCGGCGTCGTTTTCATCTGTAACCACTGTCCTTATGTAGACTTGTATCTAGATAGACTCAAAAACATTCAAGCCGAATTTGCTCTTTCAAGCTTTACCCTAATTGGCATGAATGGTAGCGACTCAGGCTCAACCTTTGAAAATATGAAAGCTTTTGCCCAGGGTCACAAGTTGAACTTCCCTTACCTGTGGGACCCAACCCAAGATGTGACCCGTAGTTTTGGGGCTACAAAAACACCAATGGCTTTTTTGATAGATACTACTGGTGTAGTACGCTACAAAGGTCAAATTGACGATCGCCCCCAAAACCCGTCATCTGTGGGAGAGGATTATTTGAAAACTGCGATCGCCTGTTTGTTTGCTGGTCAAGAAATAGGTATACCACAAACAGAACCAATAGGTACTACATTGATTTGGCGTAACTAG
- the pyrH gene encoding UMP kinase, producing the protein MGTNYRRVLLKLSGEALMGNMGYGIDPEVVKEIAQEVAEVAATGTQMAIVVGGGNIFRGVKAASAGMDRATADYIGMIATVMNAMTMQDSLERIGVQTRVQTAIAMQELAEPYIRRRAIRHLEKGRVVIFGAGSGNPFFTTDTTAALRAAEIDAEVIFKATKVDGIYDADPHIHPDAKRYNTLTYAHVLAHDLRVMDSTAIALCKENNIPILVFDLTVRGNIHRAVMGETIGTLVGGSCEIS; encoded by the coding sequence ATGGGAACGAATTACCGACGGGTTTTACTCAAACTAAGCGGTGAAGCTTTAATGGGTAACATGGGCTATGGCATTGATCCAGAAGTGGTGAAAGAAATAGCCCAGGAAGTAGCAGAGGTAGCAGCCACTGGAACTCAAATGGCCATAGTTGTTGGCGGCGGCAATATTTTTCGTGGCGTCAAAGCAGCATCGGCGGGGATGGACAGGGCAACCGCTGACTACATAGGAATGATTGCCACGGTAATGAATGCCATGACGATGCAAGATTCGCTAGAGCGAATAGGAGTGCAAACGCGGGTGCAAACTGCGATCGCTATGCAAGAATTAGCGGAACCGTATATTCGTCGTCGTGCCATCCGTCATCTTGAAAAAGGGCGGGTGGTAATTTTTGGTGCTGGTTCTGGAAATCCCTTTTTTACTACAGACACCACTGCGGCATTAAGAGCCGCAGAAATTGATGCCGAAGTGATTTTTAAAGCCACCAAGGTAGACGGAATATATGATGCCGATCCTCATATTCATCCTGACGCCAAGCGTTATAACACCCTCACCTACGCCCATGTTTTGGCTCATGATTTGCGGGTAATGGATAGTACTGCGATTGCCTTGTGTAAAGAAAATAATATCCCAATTTTGGTATTTGACCTAACGGTGCGAGGTAACATCCACCGAGCAGTCATGGGAGAAACCATCGGCACCCTTGTGGGAGGTTCTTGTGAAATTAGCTGA
- a CDS encoding CTB family bacteriocin has product MSNSINAFELLINLSDEQQELLSGGTDNQIDATNFANRLASLDGATESGPDGSTASSAGTLEQVTTAGVAQLTLGAVPSGFPGLTLTNAYI; this is encoded by the coding sequence ATGTCAAATTCAATCAATGCATTTGAGTTGTTGATCAATTTATCTGATGAGCAACAAGAACTACTCTCTGGCGGTACTGACAATCAGATAGATGCCACCAATTTCGCTAACAGACTTGCGAGTTTAGACGGTGCAACTGAGTCTGGTCCTGATGGCAGCACTGCTTCTAGCGCAGGCACTCTTGAGCAGGTTACAACCGCTGGAGTAGCTCAGTTGACCTTGGGGGCAGTACCAAGTGGCTTCCCAGGGCTAACCTTGACCAATGCATACATTTAA
- a CDS encoding peptidase domain-containing ABC transporter translates to MFRQLKLHKNYQCVSQLSEEDCGAACLASISKHYGRFLSINRSREAVGTGQLGTTLLGLKRGSETLGFNARAVKASPAIIDRITEISLPAIIHWHGHHWVVLYNKRGKKYVIADPGVGIRYVNREELTKAWNGVMLLLEPDPDRFFEQPQEQEKGGLRRFLVRILPYRGLLSQVLMLNIVLGVLALGTPILIQLLTDDVLVRGDTQLLTVIVSGVVVMSLFSSGLQVLQAIMISHFSQRLQLGLVLEFGRKILQLPLNYYEARRSGEITSRLRDINIINQLISEIVVLLPSQFFIAVVSFCFMLFYSWRLTLAVLFIALLMAISSLPFLPILQQKTRSALVLGSENQGVLVETFKGAQVVKTTNAAPQFWEEFQSRFGRLANLTFSTMQIAIINGTIARLISSIGGIILLGLGSILVINKELSIGQMLAFNALQINVFALINSIVGLADDYIRSQTAITRLLEVIDTTPEASGDRQKPFAQISGDADIRCSHLQFHHAGRVDLIEDFSLKLPGGKAIALIGESGCGKSTLAKLIAGLYEAQSGNIRIGFFNIQDLALDCLRQQVIYVPQEPHFWSRSILENFRLGSPYISFEEIVKACQIADADEFISQLPNNYQTVLGEFGANLSGGQRQRLAIARGILTNPPVLILDEATAGLDPISESHVLDRLLEYRKGKTTIMITHRPSVINRADWIVLLDKGRVQLQGTPETFLSQPGEHLKFLSL, encoded by the coding sequence ATGTTTCGTCAATTGAAACTTCATAAAAATTACCAGTGCGTTTCCCAGTTAAGTGAAGAAGATTGTGGTGCAGCTTGTCTGGCCTCGATTTCCAAACATTACGGGCGTTTTTTAAGCATTAATCGCAGCCGAGAAGCAGTGGGAACTGGACAGCTAGGAACAACTTTACTAGGTCTAAAACGCGGCTCTGAGACTTTAGGTTTTAATGCCAGGGCAGTTAAAGCTTCACCAGCAATTATAGACAGAATCACAGAAATATCTCTGCCAGCGATTATTCATTGGCATGGTCACCACTGGGTTGTTTTATACAACAAACGGGGCAAGAAATACGTTATTGCCGATCCAGGTGTAGGCATCCGTTATGTCAACCGAGAAGAGTTAACAAAAGCTTGGAATGGCGTTATGCTTTTGCTGGAGCCAGATCCAGATCGGTTTTTTGAGCAGCCCCAAGAACAAGAAAAAGGTGGCTTGAGGCGCTTTTTAGTGCGTATTTTGCCTTATCGTGGGCTGTTGAGTCAGGTTTTGATGCTCAACATTGTCTTAGGTGTACTAGCTTTAGGTACTCCCATCCTCATACAACTGCTTACAGATGATGTCTTAGTACGCGGAGATACTCAGTTACTGACTGTTATTGTCTCAGGCGTAGTTGTTATGAGCTTGTTCAGTAGTGGATTGCAAGTATTGCAAGCCATAATGATCTCTCATTTTAGTCAACGGCTGCAATTAGGGCTAGTCTTGGAGTTTGGGCGAAAAATTCTCCAATTGCCCTTAAATTATTATGAAGCCCGCCGCAGTGGCGAAATCACCAGCCGACTGCGAGATATCAATATTATCAACCAGTTGATATCAGAGATAGTAGTTCTTTTACCTAGCCAGTTTTTCATTGCAGTAGTTTCTTTTTGCTTCATGCTGTTTTATAGCTGGCGACTAACATTAGCAGTTCTTTTCATCGCCTTGTTAATGGCCATATCTAGCCTGCCTTTCTTACCCATCCTCCAACAAAAAACACGCAGCGCTTTGGTTTTGGGTTCGGAAAATCAAGGTGTTTTAGTGGAAACATTTAAGGGCGCACAGGTAGTTAAAACCACAAACGCCGCTCCCCAATTCTGGGAAGAATTTCAAAGTCGTTTTGGCCGCCTCGCCAATCTGACTTTCAGCACTATGCAAATTGCAATTATCAACGGCACCATAGCCAGACTGATATCGAGTATTGGCGGCATAATTTTGCTTGGGCTAGGAAGCATTTTGGTGATTAATAAGGAATTAAGTATAGGTCAAATGCTGGCTTTTAACGCCTTACAAATCAACGTTTTCGCCTTAATTAACTCTATAGTTGGCTTAGCAGATGATTATATTCGTTCCCAAACAGCAATTACTCGTTTATTGGAAGTTATCGATACTACACCGGAAGCGTCCGGCGATCGCCAAAAGCCGTTTGCTCAAATCTCTGGTGATGCAGATATTCGTTGTTCACATCTCCAATTTCACCACGCTGGCAGAGTTGACTTAATAGAAGATTTTTCTCTTAAACTTCCTGGAGGAAAAGCTATTGCTTTGATTGGTGAGTCAGGCTGTGGCAAAAGTACTTTAGCAAAATTAATCGCAGGCTTATATGAAGCCCAATCTGGCAATATTCGTATTGGTTTTTTTAACATCCAAGACCTTGCCCTTGATTGCTTAAGACAACAAGTAATTTATGTACCCCAAGAACCTCACTTCTGGAGTCGCTCGATTTTGGAAAACTTCCGCTTAGGAAGCCCTTACATATCCTTTGAAGAAATTGTCAAAGCTTGCCAGATAGCTGATGCAGACGAGTTTATCAGTCAACTTCCAAATAACTATCAAACTGTTTTAGGAGAATTTGGAGCAAATCTTTCTGGTGGACAAAGACAACGCTTGGCGATCGCCAGAGGTATCCTCACTAATCCACCTGTACTAATTTTAGATGAAGCCACTGCTGGACTCGATCCAATAAGTGAATCTCATGTACTAGATCGGCTTTTAGAATACCGAAAAGGCAAAACTACGATTATGATCACGCACCGTCCTAGCGTTATTAATCGGGCTGATTGGATCGTGCTGTTGGATAAAGGTCGGGTGCAATTACAAGGTACGCCAGAAACTTTTCTCTCTCAACCAGGAGAGCATTTAAAGTTTTTGTCACTGTAA
- a CDS encoding HlyD family secretion protein, translated as MNFLRREENYSENKSNEPLPDQLHLVDVHEFLPRIGQWTNIAGGVLLSIFVAGVSLTSVLSYKVTVKVPASIRPVGELRVVQSAVAGIIEKIETKENQLVTKGEAIAYVDDSSLQAQKRQLQNSIGQSKLQLSQIDAQIREIDAQIAAQTDLINRTLIAAQAQLNGTQRNYQDQQIKARADMTQAQTALVLTRVQLERLQKEKVLTATVQEAEAALTLAKVQQERLQPIVASGAVSRTLFEEKQQEVKSAEAKLEQAKVSAKTLLEEKEQAFKVAQTNLEKAKTAINPSDALVIVASEQINQEKAKGEATLADLKKERETLLQQRLELQKQLANTSKELQQVETDLNKSIIRSPIEGTLLQLNLRNPGQVVQPSEAIANIAPLHAPVLIKAYVPAQDIDKVKPGQKVKMQVSACPYPDYGTLQGIVETIAPDALPIAKKSADSSVPQAVAYEVSIQPQSLYLARGDRQCHLKSGMEGRADIISRQETVLQFILRKARLITDF; from the coding sequence GTGAACTTTTTACGCCGCGAGGAAAACTATTCAGAGAATAAATCTAATGAACCATTACCAGACCAGCTTCATTTAGTTGACGTTCACGAGTTTCTCCCTCGTATTGGTCAATGGACAAACATTGCAGGGGGAGTTCTGTTGAGTATTTTTGTCGCAGGGGTCAGTCTAACATCTGTTCTCAGTTACAAAGTTACAGTCAAAGTCCCTGCCAGTATTCGACCTGTAGGAGAACTGCGCGTTGTTCAGTCTGCCGTTGCTGGCATTATTGAAAAGATAGAAACTAAAGAAAATCAGCTAGTAACTAAAGGGGAAGCTATTGCTTATGTTGATGATTCCAGCCTTCAAGCTCAAAAGCGCCAACTACAAAATAGTATTGGGCAGAGTAAATTACAACTAAGTCAAATTGATGCTCAAATTCGTGAAATAGATGCTCAGATTGCAGCGCAGACAGACTTAATTAATCGCACGCTCATCGCTGCACAAGCTCAGCTAAATGGTACCCAACGCAACTATCAAGACCAGCAAATTAAAGCTAGAGCTGATATGACGCAGGCACAAACAGCTTTAGTGTTAACCAGGGTACAGTTAGAGCGATTACAAAAAGAAAAAGTATTAACAGCAACTGTGCAAGAAGCTGAAGCAGCTTTAACGTTAGCAAAGGTGCAACAAGAGCGATTGCAACCGATAGTAGCGTCGGGAGCTGTTTCTCGGACTCTGTTTGAGGAAAAACAACAAGAGGTAAAGTCTGCTGAGGCGAAGCTAGAACAAGCTAAAGTTAGTGCTAAAACTCTTTTAGAGGAAAAAGAACAAGCTTTTAAGGTTGCCCAAACGAACCTAGAGAAAGCTAAAACCGCTATCAATCCTAGTGATGCTCTTGTAATTGTGGCATCTGAACAGATTAACCAAGAAAAAGCAAAGGGTGAAGCTACCTTAGCAGATTTGAAAAAAGAACGAGAAACTCTGTTGCAGCAACGCCTTGAACTCCAAAAGCAGCTCGCTAACACTAGCAAAGAACTGCAACAAGTAGAAACCGACTTGAATAAAAGTATAATTCGATCGCCAATCGAAGGAACATTACTACAATTAAATCTTCGCAACCCAGGGCAGGTAGTCCAACCAAGTGAAGCGATCGCCAATATTGCTCCTCTTCATGCCCCAGTACTAATCAAAGCTTATGTGCCGGCTCAAGATATTGACAAGGTGAAACCAGGACAAAAAGTTAAAATGCAGGTTTCTGCTTGTCCTTATCCAGACTATGGCACTCTTCAAGGAATTGTCGAAACAATCGCACCAGACGCCCTACCAATTGCGAAAAAGAGTGCAGATTCCAGCGTTCCACAAGCGGTTGCCTATGAAGTCAGCATTCAGCCGCAGAGTTTATATTTGGCCAGAGGCGATCGGCAATGTCATCTGAAATCTGGTATGGAGGGTAGAGCTGATATCATTTCCCGCCAAGAAACGGTACTTCAGTTCATTCTGAGAAAAGCTAGATTAATCACGGATTTTTAA
- a CDS encoding alpha/beta fold hydrolase produces MTTSSSKTALTSTKTWIWQGFPICYQTQGTTGPAVVLVHGFGASWWHWRKNIPVLAENCRVYAIDLIGFGASAKPEPGEKIAYTLETWGQQVADFCREVVGEPAFLVGNSIGCIVAMQAAVSQPDIALGVALLNCSLRLLHDRKRVTLPWIRRAGAPLLQRVLSIKPVGEFFFNQVAKPKTVRKILLKAYANAEVVTDELVDILTSPASDPGAVAVFLAFTSYSTGPLPEDLLPLLPCPAIILWGAADPWEPIELGRELANYPQVQKFIPLEGVGHCPQDEAPELVNPILQDWIWERSPV; encoded by the coding sequence ATGACAACCTCAAGTTCAAAAACAGCGCTTACGTCTACAAAAACCTGGATTTGGCAAGGTTTTCCTATTTGCTATCAAACTCAAGGAACCACTGGGCCAGCTGTTGTTCTGGTGCATGGCTTTGGGGCTTCTTGGTGGCACTGGCGAAAAAATATTCCTGTATTGGCAGAGAATTGCCGGGTTTATGCCATTGATTTGATTGGTTTTGGCGCTTCAGCCAAACCCGAACCCGGTGAAAAAATTGCCTATACGCTAGAAACCTGGGGACAGCAAGTAGCAGATTTTTGCCGCGAAGTAGTGGGTGAGCCAGCTTTTTTAGTTGGAAATTCCATTGGCTGTATTGTAGCCATGCAAGCAGCGGTGAGTCAGCCAGATATTGCTTTGGGAGTTGCTTTGCTCAACTGTTCTCTACGGTTGTTGCACGATCGCAAACGGGTAACTTTACCTTGGATTCGTCGTGCAGGAGCGCCTTTACTGCAACGGGTGTTATCTATTAAACCAGTTGGCGAGTTCTTTTTCAATCAAGTCGCCAAACCGAAAACAGTCCGGAAAATTCTCCTCAAAGCCTATGCCAACGCAGAAGTAGTCACAGATGAATTGGTAGATATTCTGACTTCCCCAGCCAGCGATCCTGGTGCTGTGGCTGTGTTTCTTGCATTTACATCTTATTCCACAGGGCCGCTACCAGAAGACCTTTTACCGTTGTTACCTTGTCCGGCAATTATTTTGTGGGGAGCAGCCGATCCGTGGGAACCTATTGAATTAGGTAGAGAATTAGCGAATTATCCCCAGGTACAAAAGTTTATTCCTTTAGAGGGAGTGGGGCATTGTCCCCAAGACGAAGCGCCAGAGTTAGTTAATCCGATTTTACAGGATTGGATTTGGGAGCGATCGCCAGTGTGA
- a CDS encoding tetratricopeptide repeat protein has protein sequence MNEEFYNRGLEKAKRKDYAGAIEEFSHALQLTPYFIEAYLQRGLAYYDSGAFLKAVSDYTEALKLNPESVEAYYCRALARLALKNLPGTLEDVERAIRFNLNYAPAYQLRGMVRRKQGYIQDAIANFKKAAGLYLEQQDKENCRLCLEQIKHLQPQELPAVQQSRSPSAPILSTKEYFTQLLEKAEKGDTQEALADLNWVLKADPQDAQAYCCRGVVRCKMGNYREAIADLNQALRLNFQDAIVYRNRGKARSVLGDHTGAIADLNQALQMQPEDALVYIARGNAYRAMGNYLGAIEDYTQALQINPNDAQAYYNRGIAYSCIEEMQNAVENYQRAASIFCEQEDWGNYQQVLSSLEKIQKFSPQSKKQNYNLLRQRLLRMVGGYWEIAERLIEQKQDYYPGMSDEWYLQKVIDDLERDHGM, from the coding sequence ATGAATGAAGAATTCTACAATAGGGGATTGGAAAAGGCAAAGCGAAAAGACTACGCTGGAGCAATTGAGGAATTTAGCCATGCTTTACAATTAACGCCTTACTTTATCGAAGCTTATTTGCAACGGGGTTTGGCATACTATGACTCAGGAGCATTCCTCAAAGCTGTTTCAGATTATACTGAGGCTCTGAAGCTCAATCCTGAGAGTGTAGAGGCTTATTATTGTCGTGCATTAGCAAGGCTGGCGCTGAAAAATTTGCCGGGGACATTGGAGGACGTTGAACGCGCTATTCGTTTCAATCTCAATTATGCTCCAGCTTATCAGCTGCGGGGAATGGTGCGGCGCAAACAGGGTTATATTCAAGATGCGATCGCTAACTTTAAAAAAGCTGCTGGGTTATATCTAGAACAGCAAGACAAAGAGAATTGTCGCCTGTGTCTGGAACAAATTAAACATTTACAACCCCAAGAATTACCTGCTGTACAGCAATCGCGTTCTCCAAGTGCGCCGATTTTATCGACAAAAGAATATTTTACGCAATTATTAGAAAAGGCTGAAAAAGGAGATACCCAAGAGGCACTAGCAGATTTAAACTGGGTATTGAAAGCCGATCCGCAAGATGCCCAAGCTTACTGCTGTCGTGGCGTTGTGCGCTGTAAAATGGGAAATTATCGAGAAGCGATCGCAGATCTTAATCAAGCATTGCGACTAAATTTTCAAGATGCCATCGTCTATCGCAACCGAGGTAAAGCACGTTCTGTGTTGGGAGATCATACTGGAGCGATCGCAGACCTGAATCAAGCACTCCAGATGCAACCTGAAGATGCCTTAGTCTATATTGCCAGAGGTAATGCCTATCGGGCAATGGGCAACTATCTCGGTGCAATTGAAGATTACACCCAAGCACTGCAAATCAATCCTAATGATGCTCAAGCTTACTACAATCGCGGTATTGCCTATTCTTGCATAGAAGAAATGCAAAATGCTGTGGAGAACTATCAACGCGCGGCGAGTATTTTTTGTGAACAAGAAGACTGGGGAAATTATCAACAAGTCTTAAGTAGCCTAGAAAAAATTCAAAAATTTAGTCCACAGTCCAAAAAGCAAAACTATAACTTACTGCGTCAGCGACTTCTGCGAATGGTGGGGGGATATTGGGAAATCGCCGAACGATTAATTGAGCAAAAGCAAGATTATTATCCTGGAATGTCAGACGAATGGTATTTGCAAAAAGTAATTGATGATTTAGAACGCGATCATGGTATGTGA
- the frr gene encoding ribosome recycling factor, with product MKLAEAESTMQKTVESTQRAFNTIRTGRANASLLDKVLVDYYGSPTGLKSLANISTPDATTILIQPYDRSSLNIVEKAISLSDVGLTPSNDGTVIRLNIPPLTSDRRKELVKLAAKYAEEGRVSIRNIRRDAIDSIRKQEKNTEISEDEARDQQDKLQKLTNKYTARIDELLAEKEKDITTV from the coding sequence GTGAAATTAGCTGAAGCTGAGAGTACGATGCAAAAAACCGTTGAGTCAACTCAACGAGCTTTTAATACAATTCGCACTGGCCGCGCCAATGCGAGTTTACTAGATAAAGTCTTGGTGGACTATTACGGTTCGCCTACAGGGCTAAAATCACTGGCAAACATTAGCACACCAGATGCGACAACGATCCTCATTCAACCCTACGATCGCAGCAGTTTAAATATCGTTGAGAAAGCAATTTCTCTTTCGGATGTGGGTTTAACACCCAGTAACGATGGTACTGTAATTCGGCTGAATATTCCGCCTTTGACAAGCGATCGCCGGAAAGAACTAGTCAAACTTGCTGCTAAATATGCTGAAGAAGGTCGCGTTAGCATTCGCAACATTCGTCGTGATGCCATAGACTCGATTCGCAAACAGGAAAAAAACACGGAAATTTCTGAAGATGAAGCACGGGATCAGCAAGACAAACTGCAAAAACTGACGAATAAATACACTGCCAGAATAGATGAATTGTTGGCAGAAAAAGAAAAAGACATCACGACTGTTTAA
- a CDS encoding geranylgeranyl reductase family protein yields the protein MYDCIIVGAGPAGGTAAYHLAKQGRSVLILEKESLPRYKPCGGGVSPAIAQWFDFDFSPAISLKADLLRFTWKLGDPVETKIATKEPVWMVRRDVFDYFLVQQAEKQGAKLQDNTEVTGIEFQSNYWQVNTANGPVTGRYLIAADGAKGSMAKWLGFKERKRLLTGALEAEVPGIAENKPTIHFEFGLVKNGYLWNFPKADGYSIGVGTFIGRQPQDFKKILDEYAKSLNVDLKTTKQYGHPLCIWDGNQKLHTQNAVLAGEAACLVDPMTAEGIRPSIFSGLLAAATINEALAGDTNALEKYSEAINQEWGTEMAWAQKLATAFYRFSNIGYKVGIKHPSAPQVMGKIMCGELRYGDIAGRALKHLIPGFSN from the coding sequence ATGTACGATTGCATCATTGTCGGTGCTGGGCCAGCTGGTGGGACAGCGGCATATCACTTAGCTAAGCAGGGTCGCTCAGTATTAATTTTAGAGAAAGAATCCCTGCCAAGATATAAACCTTGTGGTGGTGGTGTATCTCCAGCGATCGCTCAATGGTTTGACTTTGATTTTAGCCCAGCGATTTCTTTAAAAGCAGACTTGCTTCGCTTTACCTGGAAACTAGGTGACCCTGTGGAAACGAAAATCGCCACAAAAGAACCAGTTTGGATGGTGCGGCGGGATGTTTTTGATTATTTTTTAGTCCAACAAGCCGAGAAACAAGGAGCTAAACTCCAAGATAATACTGAAGTAACTGGTATCGAATTTCAAAGCAATTATTGGCAAGTTAACACAGCTAACGGCCCAGTTACAGGTCGCTATTTAATCGCAGCTGATGGTGCCAAAGGGTCTATGGCAAAATGGCTAGGTTTCAAAGAACGTAAACGTCTCCTCACAGGAGCTTTAGAGGCAGAAGTTCCTGGTATCGCAGAAAACAAACCCACAATTCATTTTGAGTTTGGCTTAGTAAAAAACGGCTATCTTTGGAACTTTCCCAAAGCTGATGGTTATTCTATAGGTGTGGGAACCTTTATTGGCCGTCAACCCCAGGACTTTAAAAAGATTTTGGATGAGTACGCCAAATCATTAAATGTAGACCTCAAAACCACTAAGCAATATGGTCATCCCCTTTGTATTTGGGATGGTAATCAAAAGCTGCACACTCAAAACGCGGTTTTAGCTGGGGAAGCTGCTTGTCTAGTCGATCCTATGACAGCAGAGGGCATTCGCCCTTCAATTTTTAGCGGTTTACTCGCAGCCGCAACCATTAACGAAGCACTTGCTGGTGACACCAACGCTTTAGAAAAATATAGCGAAGCCATTAACCAAGAGTGGGGTACTGAGATGGCTTGGGCGCAAAAATTAGCTACAGCATTCTATCGATTTTCCAACATTGGCTACAAAGTTGGTATTAAGCACCCCTCTGCTCCCCAAGTCATGGGTAAAATTATGTGCGGAGAACTCCGCTATGGCGATATTGCCGGTCGTGCCTTGAAGCATTTAATTCCTGGGTTTAGCAATTGA
- a CDS encoding ATP-dependent 6-phosphofructokinase, giving the protein MGEPKRIGILTSGGDCSGLNAVIRAVVTCAVSTYGWEVLGIRQATLGLMARPPQFTNLEIDQVDSLLTAGGTMLGTTNKGDPFAFPMTDGSLCDRSEEIIAGYHELGLDALIGIGGDGSLAILRRLAQQGGINLVGIPKTIDNDIGVTEHAIGFDTAVNIATEALDRLHFTAASHSRVMILEVMGRDAGHIAIAAGIAGGANVILIPEIPYTVEHICHKIKERQEKGKNYCLIIVSEAVRTQDGENVTITNRLGQSRYGGIGEYLADEIIQHIGVETRVTVLGHIQRGGTASPLDRLVATAFGVAAVNLIAEGKYDRMVTWQNRQVLSVPITEAIAQYSAVDPNGTLVKTARGMGIYLGD; this is encoded by the coding sequence ATGGGAGAACCCAAACGCATTGGAATTCTTACAAGTGGAGGAGATTGTTCTGGCTTAAATGCTGTGATTAGGGCTGTAGTAACTTGTGCGGTGAGTACTTATGGCTGGGAGGTTCTGGGAATTCGGCAAGCGACTCTCGGATTGATGGCGCGTCCGCCACAATTCACGAACTTGGAAATCGATCAAGTTGATTCCCTGTTAACTGCCGGTGGCACAATGTTGGGGACAACCAATAAAGGCGACCCTTTTGCTTTTCCAATGACGGATGGAAGTTTATGCGATCGCTCCGAAGAAATCATTGCAGGTTACCATGAACTAGGTTTAGACGCTTTGATTGGTATTGGCGGTGATGGTAGTTTGGCAATTCTCCGCCGCCTTGCACAACAAGGCGGTATTAACTTAGTTGGAATTCCCAAAACCATTGATAATGATATTGGCGTTACTGAACATGCCATTGGTTTTGATACAGCAGTAAATATTGCCACAGAAGCATTAGATCGGTTACATTTTACTGCTGCAAGTCATAGCCGAGTTATGATTTTGGAAGTGATGGGGCGTGATGCCGGACACATAGCTATAGCTGCGGGAATTGCTGGCGGAGCAAATGTAATTTTAATTCCAGAAATTCCCTACACAGTTGAACACATTTGCCACAAAATCAAAGAACGCCAAGAGAAAGGCAAAAACTATTGTTTGATTATTGTTTCCGAAGCAGTTCGCACCCAAGATGGGGAAAACGTCACGATTACAAATCGCTTAGGTCAATCTCGATATGGTGGAATTGGTGAATATTTAGCCGATGAAATTATTCAGCACATTGGTGTAGAAACGCGAGTCACCGTTTTAGGACACATTCAACGCGGTGGAACTGCTTCCCCCCTAGATAGATTAGTTGCCACAGCCTTTGGCGTAGCAGCAGTTAATCTGATTGCAGAGGGTAAATACGATCGCATGGTAACGTGGCAAAATCGCCAAGTATTAAGCGTACCAATTACAGAAGCGATCGCTCAATATAGCGCCGTCGATCCCAACGGTACTTTAGTTAAAACCGCCCGTGGTATGGGTATTTATTTGGGAGACTAG